A section of the Anabaena cylindrica PCC 7122 genome encodes:
- a CDS encoding EAL domain-containing response regulator produces MNKILIVEDDPLMRELIQQILDLEGFSTITAEDGWLGLQMVEQHQPDLIICDVMMPKLDGYSLIQTLRQNPVNSTIPLIFLTAKAERCDLRQAMELGADDYLTKPFEASELLQAIKTQLKKRQAVTQHYINQVQQMETELVYLARHDSLTGLPNQLCLEDKFNKNRLQVYSQQQMLPFLLIDIDIIYPHKLFFESSMQYFLIKILSGRLKDLNLQNNLIDLIAQLKTNQLVILLKPIQEIKTITDIAQQFLDNLLEPLFISNQKVFLQAKIGISCYPNDGLQLSELLTHAEFALEYYQPQDTNLYHFYSREILDNFRQKVILEADLIPALERNEFQLYYQPQINITTGEVVGVEALIRWQHPEYGTISPAEFIPIAEKSGFIIPLGEWVIERACREFKILQSELFNNFNMAINISACQFRTENFSEKIIGIIKKIGIAPESIELELTESVFIQNAELVKQKLDNLSNQGLKISIDDFGTGYSSFKYLQDFSFHSLKIDRYFITNIDQFKNKQALVKSIIQTANNLNLNIVAEGVETKNELDWLMQNNCDVIQGYFFSPPLSIEELKKFLLFKK; encoded by the coding sequence ATGAACAAGATTTTGATCGTTGAAGATGATCCCCTCATGCGAGAGCTTATTCAGCAAATTCTCGACCTGGAAGGATTCTCTACTATCACCGCAGAGGATGGATGGCTAGGTTTACAGATGGTTGAACAGCATCAGCCTGATCTGATTATTTGTGATGTGATGATGCCTAAATTAGATGGCTATTCTTTAATTCAAACATTGCGCCAAAATCCAGTTAATTCCACAATTCCTTTAATATTTTTGACGGCTAAAGCCGAGCGATGTGATCTGCGTCAAGCCATGGAACTTGGTGCTGATGATTACTTAACCAAGCCATTTGAAGCCTCTGAACTTCTTCAAGCAATTAAGACGCAACTCAAAAAACGTCAAGCTGTTACCCAACACTATATAAATCAGGTTCAGCAGATGGAAACTGAACTAGTATATTTAGCTCGTCATGATAGCTTAACAGGTTTGCCTAATCAACTTTGTTTGGAAGATAAATTTAATAAAAACCGTTTACAAGTTTATAGCCAGCAACAAATGCTGCCGTTTCTACTTATTGATATCGATATTATTTATCCTCATAAATTATTTTTTGAATCCAGTATGCAATATTTTCTCATAAAAATATTGTCTGGAAGATTAAAAGATTTAAATTTGCAGAATAACTTGATTGACTTAATAGCTCAGTTAAAAACCAATCAACTAGTAATTTTATTAAAACCAATTCAAGAAATTAAGACTATCACTGATATCGCTCAACAATTTTTAGATAATCTATTAGAACCATTATTTATTAGTAATCAGAAAGTATTTCTTCAAGCAAAAATTGGCATTTCTTGTTATCCAAATGATGGACTACAACTCAGTGAATTATTAACTCATGCAGAATTTGCTCTTGAATATTATCAACCTCAAGACACAAATTTATATCATTTTTATAGCCGAGAGATACTAGATAACTTCCGCCAAAAAGTTATTTTAGAAGCTGATTTAATACCTGCTCTAGAAAGAAATGAATTTCAGCTTTATTATCAACCTCAAATAAATATTACCACAGGGGAAGTTGTTGGTGTAGAAGCACTAATTCGTTGGCAACATCCAGAATATGGAACAATTTCTCCAGCAGAATTTATTCCCATTGCTGAGAAATCTGGTTTTATTATTCCCTTGGGAGAATGGGTAATTGAAAGAGCTTGTAGAGAATTTAAAATTTTGCAATCTGAATTATTTAATAATTTTAATATGGCTATCAATATATCAGCTTGTCAGTTCAGAACAGAAAATTTTAGTGAAAAAATCATTGGCATTATCAAAAAAATAGGAATTGCTCCTGAATCTATCGAGTTAGAACTGACTGAATCGGTATTTATTCAAAATGCTGAATTAGTAAAACAGAAGTTAGATAATTTAAGCAATCAGGGTCTAAAAATCTCCATTGATGATTTTGGTACAGGTTACTCATCATTTAAATATCTGCAAGATTTTTCTTTTCATAGCCTGAAAATAGATCGTTATTTTATTACTAATATTGACCAATTTAAAAATAAACAAGCTCTTGTGAAGAGTATAATTCAGACAGCTAATAATCTTAATCTTAATATTGTCGCGGAAGGTGTAGAAACAAAAAATGAGTTGGATTGGCTAATGCAAAATAATTGTGATGTAATTCAAGGATATTTTTTTAGTCCCCCTTTATCAATAGAAGAATTGAAAAAATTTTTATTGTTTAAAAAATAA